The Physeter macrocephalus isolate SW-GA unplaced genomic scaffold, ASM283717v5 random_981, whole genome shotgun sequence genome includes a region encoding these proteins:
- the CENPX gene encoding centromere protein X isoform X2: MILVPHTFRSPWMGSRGRVAEGLVGNLVCGKRERVCRNRAGELVSKLLHLHFKDDKTKVSGDALRLMAELLKIFVVEAAIRSIRQAQAEDLAQVDVEQLEKVLPQLLLDF; this comes from the exons ATGATCCTCGTCCCGCACACCTTTCGTTCTCCGTGGATGGGATCCCGCGGCCGGGTAGCGGAAGGTTTGGTAGGCAACCTGGTCTGCGGCAAGAGGGAGAGGGTCTGCAGAAATCGGGCAGGG GAGCTGGTGAGCAAGCTGCTGCACTTGCATTTTAAAGACGACAAGACCAAAG TCAGCGGGGATGCGCTGCGGCTCATGGCCGAGCTGCTCAAGATCTTCGTCGTGG AAGCGGCCATCCGCAGCATCCGGCAGGCCCAGGCAGAGGACCTGGCCCAAGTGGACGTGGAGCAGCTGGAGAAGGTGCTGCCTCAGCTG CTTCTGGACTTCTAG
- the CENPX gene encoding centromere protein X isoform X1, whose protein sequence is MEGALFVDWLESRGRVSGGRAQGSLAGDAGAGLRRARTLVAVMEEVGAAFRKELVSKLLHLHFKDDKTKVSGDALRLMAELLKIFVVEAAIRSIRQAQAEDLAQVDVEQLEKVLPQLLLDF, encoded by the exons GGGAGGGTCTCCGGAGGGCGCGCTCAAGGTTCATTGGCTGGGGACGCGGGGGCGGGGCTCCGGAGGGCGCGCACCTTGGTGGCTGTCATGGAGGAAGTCGGCGCCGCCTTCCGGAAA GAGCTGGTGAGCAAGCTGCTGCACTTGCATTTTAAAGACGACAAGACCAAAG TCAGCGGGGATGCGCTGCGGCTCATGGCCGAGCTGCTCAAGATCTTCGTCGTGG AAGCGGCCATCCGCAGCATCCGGCAGGCCCAGGCAGAGGACCTGGCCCAAGTGGACGTGGAGCAGCTGGAGAAGGTGCTGCCTCAGCTG CTTCTGGACTTCTAG